The Oryza glaberrima chromosome 9, OglaRS2, whole genome shotgun sequence genome includes a window with the following:
- the LOC127784983 gene encoding probable endo-1,3(4)-beta-glucanase ARB_01444, with protein sequence MRRWKRKLGRTLTRFLSKPPFKPKPTNPSPPPPPPPPGIQPPPPALPGMPHGRPPPPFPGGRDAFPQAASTVVPDPARFFAPALLSSPLPTNSFFQNFVLKNGDQPEYIHPYSVRSAAAALTLCYPARNHSPSFVIQTFVEDLTVSAASDAAAAAAGQRHRVAAFDDLSVTLDVSPSLRAFLVRGCPFVTVATADAAGPVDISVASVHAFIEVASCDDALTKWRLRMNSGQTFLLYASAPIRLAQSSVTQLSAPGFSGVIRVAYLPDPSMEAVLDQYSRCFPTAGEASLNRPFCVEYTWRKQGWGDLLMLAHPLHLRLLSEDCCVRVLDDFRYRSIDGDMVGVVGDSWVLRTDPVSPTWHSMRGISDDGVGEVAAALRKDVDALASSPITTTSSYFYGKAIARAARFAVIAEEVGCPDVIPAVQRFLKATVTPWLDGSFQGNGFLYEPKWGGLVTLQGSKDTGADFGFGIYNDHHYHLGYFLYAIAVLAKIDPSWGRKYMAQAYSMVADFMTLSRKHGASYTRLRMFDLWKLHSWAGGLTEFADGRNQESTSEAVNAYYSAALLGLSYGDTHLVSIGATLTALEMLAAQTWWHVREGDTIYEDDFTGNNRVVGVLWANKRDSGLWFAPPEWKECRLGIQLLPVLPISEALFPDISFVKELVDWTMPSLSREGVGEGWKGFVYALEGIYNKESALQKTRALTGHDDGNSLTNLLWWLHSRGTADDGVVGFSRCCWYRQYCH encoded by the coding sequence ATgaggaggtggaagaggaagCTGGGCCGCACTCTCACCCGCTTCCTCTCCAAGCCCCCTTTCAAGCCCAAGCCCACcaacccctcgccgccgccgcccccgccgccgccggggatcCAGCCTCCTCCACCGGCGCTGCCTGGCATGCCGCAcggacgcccgccgccgccgttcccgggAGGGCGGGACGCGTTCCCGCaggcggcgtcgacggtggTCCCGGACCCGGCCAGGTTCTTCGCGCCGGCGCTGCTCTCGTCGCCGCTCCCCACCAACTCCTTCTTCCAGAACTTCGTGCTCAAGAACGGCGACCAGCCGGAGTACATCCACCCGTACTCggtccgctccgccgccgccgcgctcacccTGTGCTACCCGGCGCGGAACCACTCCCCGTCGTTCGTCATCCAGACGTTCGTCGAGGACCTGACCGTCTCCGCGGCgtccgacgccgcggcggccgcggcggggcaGAGGCACCGGGTCGCCGCGTTCGACGACCTCTCCGTCACCCTCGACGTCTCGCCGTCGCTCAGGGCGTTCCTCGTCAGGGGCTGCCCCTTTgtcaccgtcgccaccgccgacgccgcgggccCCGTCGACATCTCCGTCGCGTCCGTCCACGCCTTCATCGAGGTGGCCTCCTGCGACGACGCGCTCACCAAGTGGCGGCTCCGGATGAACAGCGGCCAGACCTTCCTCCTCTACGCGTCCGCGCCGATCCGCCTCGCGCAGTCCAGCGTCACGCAGCTGTCGGCCCCCGGCTTCTCCGGCGTCATCCGGGTCGCCTACCTGCCGGACCCGTCCATGGAGGCGGTTCTTGATCAGTACAGCCGGTGCTtccccaccgccggcgaggcctCGCTGAACCGCCCCTTCTGCGTCGAGTACACCTGGCGCAAGCAAGGGTGGGGAGACCTCCTCATGCTCgcccatcccctccacctccgcctcctctccgaGGATTGCTGCGTCCGGGTGCTCGACGATTTCAGGTACCGGAGTATCGACGGCGACatggtcggcgtcgtcggcgattCTTGGGTTCTCCGGACCGATCCGGTGTCCCCCACATGGCACTCGATGCGGGGCATCAGCGACGACGGGGTgggcgaggtcgccgccgcgctgcgcaAGGATGTGGATGCCCTTGCTTCCAGCCCCATCACGACCACCTCCTCCTACTTCTACGGCAAGGCGATCGCCAGGGCGGCGAGGTTCGCCGTAATCGCCGAGGAGGTCGGCTGCCCTGACGTCATCCCGGCGGTGCAGCGATTCTTGAAGGCCACCGTCACGCCATGGCTGGATGGCAGCTTCCAGGGCAATGGATTCCTCTATGAACCCAAATGGGGTGGCCTTGTCACATTGCAGGGATCCAAGGACACCGGCGCCGATTTCGGCTTCGGCATTTACAATGATCACCACTACCATTTGGGGTACTTCTTGTACGCCATTGCTGTGCTTGCCAAGATTGATCCCTCCTGGGGGAGGAAGTACATGGCCCAGGCCTACTCCATGGTTGCAGATTTCATGACATTGTCGCGGAAACACGGCGCAAGCTACACAAGATTGAGGATGTTTGATCTCTGGAAGCTCCATTCCTGGGCCGGAGGTTTGACAGAATTTGCGGATGGGCGCAACCAGGAGAGCACTAGCGAGGCCGTGAATGCGTACTACTCCGCTGCGCTTCTCGGATTGAGCTATGGGGATACTCACCTTGTCTCCATCGGCGCGACATTGACCGCATTGGAGATGCTTGCAGCACAGACATGGTGGCATGTCCGTGAAGGTGACACCATCTACGAAGACGATTTCACCGGCAACAACCGTGTCGTCGGCGTCCTGTGGGCGAACAAGAGGGACAGTGGCCTCTGGTTCGCTCCACCGGAGTGGAAGGAATGCAGGCTGGGGATCCAGCTGCTGCCTGTCCTGCCGATCAGCGAGGCGCTGTTCCCGGACATCAGCTTCGTCAAGGAGCTGGTGGACTGGACAATGCCGTCATTGTCAAGGGAGGGGGTCGGAGAAGGGTGGAAGGGCTTCGTGTACGCCCTGGAGGGGATCTACAATAAGGAATCGGCATTGCAGAAGACGAGGGCGCTGACGGGGCACGACGATGGCAACTCCCTGACCAACCTTCTCTGGTGGCTGCACAGCCGCGGCACCGCCGATGATGGCGTCGTCGGGTTCTCCAGGTGCTGCTGGTACCGCCAGTATTGCCATTGA
- the LOC127784126 gene encoding homeobox-leucine zipper protein HOX25, with the protein MCSMDDYSGRLVFSSAGAAPPCSAAGAGGGQMLLFGGHGGFVGGSPVMEEAELRRRRRKRPFLTTTHDELELQMEDLVDELYGVDEQGSSSAAARKRRLTAEQVRALERSFEEEKRKLEPERKSELARRLGIAPRQVAVWFQNRRARWKTKQLELDFDRLRAAHDELLAGRAALAADNESLRSQVILLTEKLQANGKSPSPSPAPAEQTAVPAAPESAKSFQLEEGRRLYDAAGSTTTTNNGGGGGVAMPAARVAAARAASNDSPESYFAGARSPPSSSDDDCGGGSDDDYPSSSVLLPVDAVLAGDAFEHAVAATVAADEEAPLNSWEWFWN; encoded by the exons ATGTGCAGCATGGACGACTACTCCGGCCGCCTCGTGTTcagctccgccggcgccgcgccgccgtgcagcgccgccggcgcgggaggcgggCAGATGCTGCTCtttggcggccatggcggcttcGTCGGAG GCTCGCCGGTGATGGAGGAGgccgagctgcggcggcggcggcggaagaggccGTTCCTGACGACGACTCACGACGAGCTGGAGCTCCAGATGGAGGACCTCGTCGACGAGCTGTACGGCGTCGACGAGCAGGGGTcgtcgtcagcggcggcgaggaagcggcGGCTGACGGCGGAGCAGGTGCGAGCGCTGGAGCGGAGCttcgaggaggagaagcggaaGCTGGAGCCGGAGCGGAAGAGCGAGCTGGCGCGGCGTCTCGGGATCGCGCCGCGGCAGGTGGCCGTGTGGTTCCAGAACCGCCGCGCGAGGTGGAAGACGAAGCAGCTCGAGCTCGACTTCGACCGCCTCCGGGCCGCCCacgacgagctcctcgccggccgcgccgcgctcgccgccgacaaCGAGAGCCTCCGATCTCAG GTGATCCTATTAACCGAGAAGCTGCAAGCTAATGGGAAGtcaccgtcaccgtcgccggcgccggcggagcaaACCGCCGTGCCAGCCGCACCTGAAAGCGCCAAGTCGTTTCAGCTCGAAGAAGGTCGCCGCCTCTACGACGCCGCCgggagcaccaccaccaccaacaacggcggcggcggtggcgtcgcgatgccggcggcgcgcgtggcGGCCGCAAGAGCGGCCAGCAACGACAGCCCCGAGTCCTACTTCGCCGGCGCTCGCTCTCCGCCCTCGTCGTCGGAcgacgactgcggcggcggcagcgacgacgactacCCCTCTTCCTCCGTCTTACTCCCGGTCGACGCtgtgctcgccggcgacgccttcgagcacgccgtggcggcgacggtggcggcggatgaggAGGCGCCGCTAAACAGCTGGGAGTGGTTCTGGAATTGA